The following are encoded in a window of Aneurinibacillus migulanus genomic DNA:
- a CDS encoding GNAT family N-acetyltransferase, protein MLFESSRMALRKMTEEDAELYHIWRNDLEVMQSTSPFLDIYHFEATKEFVNQVILGSHTSKSYMVLERKTETPIGVTSLINIDYKNRNAECIIDIGNKNYWGKGYGAEALKLLLDYAFLEMNLHRVSLRVFSFNQRAIKLYEKVGFQHEGRSRQSLFREGTWHDVIHMGILQNEYVKR, encoded by the coding sequence ATGTTGTTCGAGTCTTCAAGAATGGCGCTTAGAAAAATGACGGAAGAAGATGCAGAACTTTATCATATATGGAGAAATGACTTGGAAGTTATGCAATCAACAAGTCCTTTTTTAGATATATATCATTTCGAAGCGACAAAAGAATTTGTTAATCAAGTTATCCTAGGATCTCATACCTCTAAAAGCTACATGGTGCTTGAGAGGAAGACTGAGACACCAATAGGGGTTACTTCATTAATAAACATCGACTATAAAAATCGTAATGCTGAATGCATTATCGATATTGGAAATAAAAATTATTGGGGAAAGGGATATGGAGCGGAGGCATTAAAGCTGCTGCTGGATTATGCGTTTCTCGAAATGAATCTGCACAGAGTCTCCTTAAGAGTATTTTCCTTTAATCAAAGGGCTATCAAGCTATATGAAAAAGTGGGATTCCAGCATGAGGGAAGGTCCCGGCAAAGCCTGTTTAGAGAAGGAACATGGCATGATGTGATTCATATGGGGATTCTTCAGAATGAATACGTAAAGAGATGA
- a CDS encoding type 1 glutamine amidotransferase family protein has translation MKEVLIFITDGFADWEASYVSAELNKQETQYKVKTIAINEEPKISMGGLTVLPDYSLKTYSFETTFAMLIIPGGTGWRKEENQCAKVLVDFCFRNGIPVAAICDATTFLGNNGFLENNKHTGNSLPYLKEGAPNYRGDEKYVDAQSVSDGNLITANGTATLEFSKDILEKLEVLENDKLNDWYLLFKEGYFQA, from the coding sequence TTGAAGGAAGTGTTGATTTTTATAACTGATGGTTTTGCCGATTGGGAAGCCAGTTATGTTAGTGCAGAATTAAACAAACAGGAAACTCAATATAAAGTTAAAACAATTGCGATTAATGAAGAACCTAAAATTTCGATGGGTGGATTAACCGTGCTCCCGGACTATAGTTTAAAAACGTATTCTTTTGAAACAACATTTGCAATGTTAATTATTCCGGGTGGTACTGGATGGAGAAAAGAAGAAAATCAGTGTGCAAAAGTTCTTGTTGACTTTTGTTTTAGAAATGGTATACCTGTCGCGGCAATTTGTGATGCAACTACTTTCTTAGGGAACAACGGTTTTCTAGAAAATAATAAGCATACAGGTAATTCTTTACCTTATTTGAAAGAGGGAGCGCCTAATTACCGTGGAGATGAAAAGTACGTAGATGCCCAATCTGTTAGTGATGGGAATCTAATAACGGCTAATGGCACAGCTACGCTGGAATTCTCAAAAGATATTTTGGAAAAATTAGAGGTGTTAGAAAATGATAAGTTAAATGACTGGTATCTTTTATTTAAGGAAGGTTATTTTCAAGCATAG
- a CDS encoding AzlC family ABC transporter permease gives MKQEHVSAEAYVGTQQEDSFLQGVKDCLPTVFGYLSIGFAAGVIERTAGLSILEIVLMSLFLYAGSAQFIAAGMLVAGAPISAIILTIFFANLRYLLLSAALAPYFRHLPTWKNAIIGFQLTDETFGVAANHLANRTLANDRWMFGLNITAYVNWLIANVAGGIFGQWIAKPEDYGLDFALPAMFIGLLVLQILSRAKIRIDLLVTISAIAITVGASFLFSGGIDIIVATVLAATIGVIIEKWL, from the coding sequence ATGAAGCAGGAGCATGTATCAGCTGAAGCATATGTTGGTACACAACAGGAAGATAGTTTTTTACAAGGTGTAAAGGACTGCTTACCAACCGTATTTGGATATTTAAGCATAGGGTTTGCTGCCGGTGTAATCGAAAGAACGGCTGGTTTAAGTATCCTAGAAATTGTGCTTATGTCTTTGTTTTTGTATGCGGGGTCCGCCCAATTTATTGCCGCAGGTATGCTGGTAGCAGGCGCACCGATATCAGCGATTATTTTAACTATATTTTTTGCTAATCTTCGCTATTTACTGTTAAGTGCTGCGCTGGCCCCTTATTTTCGACATCTTCCTACCTGGAAAAATGCAATTATTGGTTTTCAGTTGACCGATGAGACGTTCGGGGTGGCAGCGAACCATCTTGCGAATAGAACGCTGGCCAACGATCGCTGGATGTTTGGCTTAAATATAACTGCGTATGTTAATTGGCTGATTGCCAATGTCGCAGGTGGAATTTTTGGTCAATGGATCGCCAAACCAGAAGATTATGGACTTGATTTTGCTTTGCCGGCTATGTTTATTGGATTACTTGTTTTGCAAATTTTAAGCCGTGCAAAAATACGGATAGACCTGCTGGTAACCATTAGTGCAATTGCTATTACTGTAGGCGCTAGCTTCCTATTTTCCGGTGGGATAGATATTATTGTAGCTACTGTGCTGGCAGCAACGATAGGAGTGATAATAGAGAAATGGCTATAA
- a CDS encoding TetR family transcriptional regulator: MSPKVSEEYKREKKNELLQAARRVFIRNGYTHTTMQDIMDEAGVSRGALYSYFDNIEHVFMEVLQFDDQQDILLFEPDDQSSLWTHVTNWIKQQQKNIEAINQSLLLSKAEFFLSSNYVRNKENFPYITERYQRIVDAIKSVIQKGIEQGEFQPRLSPESIALYLVSFLDGLMLNTFQLGSERTNVNEQLTVLLFSLKEMLCPIEEQ, translated from the coding sequence ATGTCTCCAAAAGTAAGTGAGGAGTATAAAAGAGAAAAGAAGAATGAATTACTGCAAGCGGCAAGAAGAGTGTTTATTAGAAATGGGTATACACACACAACGATGCAAGACATTATGGATGAAGCTGGAGTATCAAGAGGGGCGTTATATTCTTACTTTGATAATATTGAGCATGTTTTTATGGAGGTCCTTCAATTTGATGATCAGCAAGATATCCTTCTTTTTGAACCGGATGACCAATCTTCATTGTGGACTCATGTAACCAACTGGATTAAACAGCAGCAAAAAAATATTGAGGCGATCAATCAATCTCTTTTGCTCTCCAAAGCGGAGTTTTTTTTATCATCTAATTACGTACGGAATAAAGAAAATTTCCCTTACATAACAGAACGTTACCAAAGAATAGTAGACGCAATAAAATCGGTTATTCAGAAGGGGATAGAACAAGGAGAGTTTCAACCTCGTTTATCTCCTGAATCCATTGCTCTTTATCTTGTCTCGTTCCTAGATGGTCTAATGTTAAATACGTTTCAGCTAGGTTCAGAGAGAACAAACGTGAATGAGCAGCTTACGGTCTTGCTTTTTTCATTAAAAGAAATGCTTTGTCCGATTGAAGAACAATAA
- a CDS encoding AzlD domain-containing protein codes for MAITWQVFWVIVGGTIVTIIPRVFPLVVLSKLNIPQLGLRWLAHIPVAIMAALLAQELLLPTKEFSYFWDNIRLLAALPALLVAVITRSLLGTVVVGIFSMMALRWFL; via the coding sequence ATGGCTATAACATGGCAGGTGTTCTGGGTTATTGTTGGCGGGACGATTGTAACCATCATTCCACGGGTATTTCCACTCGTCGTGTTAAGCAAGCTTAATATTCCTCAATTGGGATTGCGCTGGCTTGCTCACATTCCTGTTGCTATTATGGCAGCTTTGTTAGCCCAAGAATTATTGTTACCAACGAAAGAATTTTCGTATTTTTGGGATAATATAAGACTTCTTGCTGCTCTTCCGGCTTTGCTTGTTGCAGTTATAACTCGCAGCTTGTTAGGAACTGTAGTAGTCGGAATTTTTTCCATGATGGCGTTACGTTGGTTTCTATAA
- the fumC gene encoding class II fumarate hydratase: MEFRTERDTLGEIKVPADKLWGAQTQRSSQNFKIGTEKIPQEVIRAFAILKKSAAKTNQQLGKLEEDKAKAIVQAADEILEGKWNEHFPLVVWQTGSGTQLNMNVNEVIAHRANQLLEQSGSKHRIHPNDDVNKSQSSNDTFPTAMHIAGVFAVEDQVLPALCQLKDVLHQKSEKFKDIIKIGRTHLQDATPLTLGQEVSGWHRMLEKSEKMIKESVQSMKELAIGGTAVGTGINAHPKFGEMVAAEISRFTDKTFVSAPNKFHALTSHDEIVYAHGALKALAADLMKIANDVRWLASGPRTGIGEITIPANEPGSSIMPGKVNPTQSEAMTMVVCQVMGNDATIGFAASQGNFELNVFKPVIIYNFLQSARLLADVMVSFNEHCAVGIEPNLEIIKHNLNRSLMLVTALNPHIGYENAAAIAKLAHKEGLTLKEAAIKTNLLMEEQFDQIVRPENMIHPSE; this comes from the coding sequence ATGGAATTCAGAACAGAGAGGGATACGCTGGGAGAAATCAAAGTACCGGCGGATAAACTATGGGGAGCTCAAACGCAGCGTAGCAGCCAGAACTTTAAAATCGGCACGGAAAAAATTCCCCAAGAGGTAATCCGCGCCTTTGCTATTTTAAAGAAAAGTGCAGCAAAAACAAATCAGCAGCTCGGTAAACTGGAGGAAGATAAGGCAAAGGCGATTGTCCAGGCGGCAGATGAAATTCTGGAGGGCAAGTGGAATGAGCACTTCCCACTTGTAGTCTGGCAGACAGGAAGCGGTACCCAGTTGAATATGAATGTGAATGAAGTGATTGCCCATCGTGCCAATCAACTACTTGAGCAAAGCGGCAGTAAACATCGCATTCACCCTAATGATGACGTCAACAAATCGCAAAGCTCAAACGATACGTTTCCTACGGCCATGCATATAGCCGGGGTATTTGCCGTTGAAGATCAAGTACTTCCGGCTCTGTGCCAACTAAAGGACGTACTTCATCAAAAATCTGAGAAATTTAAAGATATTATTAAAATCGGACGCACACACCTGCAGGATGCTACTCCGTTAACGCTGGGACAGGAGGTAAGCGGCTGGCACCGGATGCTGGAAAAAAGCGAGAAAATGATTAAGGAAAGCGTCCAATCCATGAAGGAGCTTGCTATCGGTGGAACAGCCGTAGGCACCGGTATTAACGCTCATCCTAAATTCGGTGAGATGGTAGCCGCAGAAATTAGCAGGTTTACAGACAAAACGTTTGTTTCTGCTCCGAATAAATTTCATGCTCTGACGAGTCACGACGAAATCGTATATGCACACGGGGCCTTGAAAGCTCTTGCGGCTGATTTGATGAAAATCGCCAATGACGTACGTTGGTTGGCGAGTGGACCACGCACTGGAATTGGAGAAATCACCATTCCTGCCAACGAACCGGGAAGCTCTATTATGCCGGGGAAGGTTAATCCGACACAAAGCGAAGCGATGACGATGGTGGTCTGCCAGGTAATGGGGAATGATGCTACGATCGGGTTTGCTGCCAGCCAGGGGAATTTTGAATTGAATGTTTTCAAGCCTGTCATTATTTATAATTTCCTGCAGTCTGCAAGATTGCTTGCGGATGTGATGGTTTCCTTTAATGAACATTGCGCGGTTGGTATAGAGCCGAACCTTGAAATAATTAAGCATAACTTGAATCGGTCGCTTATGCTTGTTACGGCGTTGAATCCTCATATCGGCTATGAGAATGCGGCTGCTATCGCGAAGCTGGCCCACAAGGAAGGGCTAACGCTCAAAGAAGCCGCCATTAAAACAAACCTGCTTATGGAAGAACAATTTGACCAGATTGTACGGCCTGAGAATATGATCCATCCTAGTGAATAA
- a CDS encoding PLP-dependent cysteine synthase family protein, with protein MIIENIVEYVGNTPMVKVNYGQDSGANVYLKLEEYNPGASVKTRIAFQMILDAEEQGILTRHSGQVIIEPTGGNTGIGLAIAGAALGYKVVLVTPDNYSQEKKDVLRAYGAKVILSDHTKGNDSHVQKVNEMVSEDDQYVYLNQFQNPSNPHAHFVKTGEEIINDLSRENKKVDVFVAGIGSGGTLIGVGKKLKEVFYELSVIGVQPEGCEVLKEKFVPHKIQGIGAVLTSFVEPELIDDVLSVRYEEALYWMRYVARNMGILIGISAGANVAAAVRLAKQMTKDKNIVTIAPDSGRSYLDLFVDESEASAEEPFAIV; from the coding sequence ATGATTATTGAAAACATTGTTGAATATGTAGGAAATACCCCTATGGTTAAAGTCAACTATGGACAGGATAGCGGGGCCAATGTGTATTTGAAATTGGAAGAGTATAATCCTGGAGCAAGCGTGAAAACACGAATTGCTTTTCAAATGATTTTAGACGCCGAAGAACAAGGAATCCTTACACGGCATTCAGGACAGGTCATTATTGAGCCTACAGGTGGAAATACAGGAATTGGCTTGGCAATTGCTGGAGCTGCGCTTGGATATAAAGTAGTGTTGGTTACTCCAGATAATTATAGCCAAGAGAAAAAGGATGTATTGAGGGCATATGGAGCAAAAGTGATTTTATCTGACCATACCAAAGGAAATGATTCACATGTCCAAAAAGTCAATGAAATGGTCAGTGAAGATGATCAGTATGTTTACTTGAATCAATTTCAAAACCCTTCAAATCCACATGCTCATTTTGTTAAAACAGGCGAAGAGATAATTAATGATTTGTCTCGTGAAAATAAAAAAGTAGATGTGTTTGTTGCGGGAATTGGCAGCGGCGGAACCCTTATTGGTGTAGGGAAAAAGTTAAAGGAAGTTTTTTATGAACTGTCAGTGATCGGTGTGCAGCCAGAAGGTTGTGAAGTCTTAAAGGAAAAGTTTGTCCCACATAAAATCCAGGGAATTGGCGCCGTTTTAACTTCATTTGTCGAGCCGGAATTGATTGATGATGTTTTATCTGTACGATATGAAGAAGCTCTTTACTGGATGAGATATGTAGCGAGAAACATGGGAATTCTTATCGGTATTTCTGCTGGTGCGAACGTTGCAGCGGCGGTAAGACTGGCCAAGCAAATGACAAAAGATAAAAATATTGTAACGATTGCACCTGACAGTGGCAGAAGCTATTTAGATTTATTTGTAGATGAGTCAGAGGCTTCAGCAGAGGAGCCATTTGCAATAGTATAG
- a CDS encoding ketoacyl-ACP synthase III, with protein MKSKARITAIGTYVPHKKLLNADLEKMVDTSDEWIIQRTGMKERRIAGDEEYASNLAFHAIENLVATYKKDLQDVDCIIVATTTPDYAFPSVACQIQNHFNIPHTGAFDLNATCAGFTYGLHLANNLITSEAHNKILVVATETLSKVTDYSDRTTCILFGDGAGAVLVERDAENPSFIAAHMGTNGEGGAHVYRTTFTTTMEGNPLQATGKMVQNGREVYKWAARTLPLGIQELLHKTGLQKDDIDWFVPHSANMRMIESICEKAKFPIEKTLTSMEYMGNTSSASIPLALHLGIQKEKVKNGDTLLLYGFGGGLTHLGLIVKYNL; from the coding sequence ATTAAATCTAAAGCACGAATTACAGCAATTGGTACGTATGTTCCTCATAAGAAGCTATTGAATGCAGACTTAGAAAAAATGGTGGATACGAGCGACGAATGGATTATCCAAAGAACGGGCATGAAGGAAAGACGAATTGCAGGAGACGAAGAATATGCTTCCAACCTAGCCTTTCACGCAATTGAGAATCTGGTGGCAACATATAAAAAAGATCTGCAGGACGTTGATTGCATCATTGTGGCGACGACGACTCCGGATTACGCGTTTCCCAGTGTAGCATGCCAAATACAAAACCATTTCAATATTCCCCATACAGGCGCTTTTGATTTAAATGCTACCTGCGCTGGTTTCACATATGGACTACATTTGGCTAACAATTTGATTACCTCTGAGGCGCATAATAAGATTTTAGTAGTCGCTACGGAGACGCTATCAAAAGTAACTGATTATAGTGACCGAACGACTTGTATTTTGTTCGGGGATGGAGCCGGGGCTGTCTTAGTGGAACGGGATGCGGAAAATCCCAGTTTTATAGCTGCACATATGGGCACCAATGGTGAAGGTGGCGCTCACGTATACAGAACAACCTTCACTACTACGATGGAGGGGAATCCTTTACAAGCGACTGGAAAGATGGTGCAGAACGGAAGAGAAGTATATAAGTGGGCTGCGCGTACTTTACCACTTGGCATACAGGAGCTGCTACATAAAACAGGCTTACAAAAGGATGATATCGACTGGTTTGTACCGCACAGCGCGAACATGAGAATGATTGAATCGATATGCGAAAAGGCCAAATTCCCGATAGAAAAAACACTCACAAGTATGGAGTACATGGGGAACACTTCTTCTGCGTCGATTCCATTAGCCTTACATTTAGGAATACAAAAAGAGAAAGTGAAAAATGGCGACACCCTTTTGCTTTATGGTTTTGGGGGAGGGCTTACACATTTAGGGCTTATTGTAAAATATAATTTGTAG
- a CDS encoding serine O-acetyltransferase, with the protein MNIESISLIKVSEDILSIIKQNKQPLHGKLSFEKEVIINTAKNILEDASYFSQKDPAAEQSIEYVYHSYSAFKAVMYYRISHMLYSIGQQDEQLYYLKFLAKSISEKAKVETGIEIHPAATIGVPFIIDHGIGTVIGETTEIGSRCYFLQGVILGSEGIGNNESGKRHPTIGDDVEIGAHVRVLGPITIGDCVKISPYCVIRDSIPTGAKVVLNTEYQLKMEGQGSILVYGVVATDKDTIAIYGENLKDLQASFICSSDTRHRVSTHVVENSNRVLSIKINVFAEIPDNTFEDKNAFKDISLVLKKKDDVVLIINRCKAIQKILYHQVQEKNTAITYVHQR; encoded by the coding sequence ATGAATATTGAAAGCATCTCACTTATTAAAGTTAGCGAAGATATTTTGTCAATAATAAAACAAAATAAACAACCATTGCATGGAAAGCTTAGCTTTGAAAAAGAAGTAATAATAAACACGGCTAAGAATATTCTTGAGGATGCATCATATTTTTCACAAAAAGACCCTGCCGCTGAACAGTCAATCGAATATGTTTATCATTCGTATTCAGCATTTAAGGCCGTTATGTATTATCGGATTTCCCATATGCTTTATAGTATAGGACAGCAGGATGAGCAGCTTTATTACTTAAAATTCCTTGCCAAATCTATATCTGAAAAAGCAAAAGTGGAGACGGGGATTGAAATACATCCCGCTGCAACCATTGGGGTTCCTTTTATTATTGATCATGGAATCGGAACTGTGATTGGAGAAACGACTGAAATAGGTTCCAGATGTTACTTTTTACAAGGAGTTATTCTAGGTTCTGAAGGGATCGGAAATAACGAAAGTGGAAAAAGGCACCCAACTATCGGGGATGATGTAGAAATAGGAGCACATGTAAGAGTGCTGGGACCTATTACAATAGGGGATTGTGTGAAAATTAGTCCTTATTGTGTAATTCGAGATTCGATTCCGACAGGGGCAAAAGTAGTTCTAAATACGGAATACCAACTGAAAATGGAAGGGCAAGGTTCAATTCTAGTGTATGGGGTAGTTGCTACAGATAAAGATACGATTGCTATATATGGAGAGAATTTGAAAGATTTACAAGCTTCTTTTATTTGTTCTTCTGATACAAGACACAGGGTAAGCACACATGTTGTAGAAAACTCTAATCGTGTTCTTAGTATAAAAATAAATGTTTTTGCCGAAATACCTGACAATACCTTTGAGGACAAGAATGCGTTTAAAGATATTAGCTTGGTTTTGAAGAAAAAAGATGATGTTGTGTTAATCATAAATAGGTGTAAAGCAATACAAAAAATTCTGTATCATCAAGTGCAGGAAAAAAATACTGCTATAACTTATGTACATCAAAGATAA
- a CDS encoding undecaprenyl-diphosphatase, whose translation AFILAEILGKMAGQFHSHYQPFAVLPHVNQLIEHDIDNSFPSDHTILFFSVCISFWLVRKKGEWLWLMLPCCVAISRIWVGVHYPIDVITGALLGVISALFVYWLVPKLSSIKQLLALYEKMEQQILKRQVEKLLNM comes from the coding sequence CGCCTTTATTCTTGCTGAAATCCTCGGGAAAATGGCCGGTCAATTTCATTCCCATTATCAACCGTTTGCGGTGCTGCCACATGTCAATCAACTTATCGAACATGATATAGACAATTCGTTTCCGAGTGACCATACGATCCTGTTTTTTTCAGTTTGCATTTCATTCTGGCTTGTGCGCAAAAAGGGGGAGTGGCTATGGCTTATGCTTCCATGCTGTGTAGCTATCTCCCGTATATGGGTAGGTGTTCATTACCCTATCGATGTTATTACAGGAGCTCTTTTAGGGGTGATTTCAGCCTTATTTGTGTACTGGTTAGTACCAAAACTCTCTTCTATAAAGCAACTACTTGCCCTTTATGAAAAGATGGAACAACAGATTCTAAAAAGACAAGTCGAAAAACTTTTGAATATGTAA